From Bradyrhizobium sp. sBnM-33:
AGGCGTTCAGTTCCTCGGCGCCTGCCGCCACCGAATCCATCATGCCGCGCACGCGCTCGTTGCCCATACGGACAAGCACTTGCGCAGTGGTATCGGCGGCGTATTTCACCACCTTGAACGGCTTGCCGTTGAGGTCGAGGATCGGATTGTAGGAGGCCTGGATCCAGATTTCCTTAGCCCCCTTGCCGATCCGCTTGTATTCGGCCGCCTGATATTCGCCGCGGTTGAGCGCCGCCCAGAATTCACGATAGGGCGCACTGTCGCGCTCTGTCTGTTCGACGAACATGCTGTGGTGCCGGCCGCGGATCTCGTCCAGCGAGTAACCGACCGTCCGGAGGAAGTTCTGGTTGGCGCCGATGATGGTGCCGTCCATGTTGAACTCGATCACGGCCTGCGACTTGCTGATCGCGGCAATCTGGCCGGCGAGATCGGCGGTCGAAAGTTTCTGGCTGGTGACATCGGTGGCGAATTTCACCACCCGGAACGGCTTGCCCTTTTCGTCGAGCACGGGATTGTAGGAGGCGAGAATCCAGACTTCCTTCCCGCCCTTGCCGATCCGCTTGTACTCGGCCTGTTGGTTTTCGCCGCGGTTGAGACTCGTCCAGAACTGCCGGTAGGCGGCGCTGCCGCGCTCGGACGGATCGACGAACATGCTGTGATGCTTGCCCTGAATTTCGGCGAGCGTGTAGCCAAGTGCCTTCAGGAAGTTGTCATTCGCGGTAACGATAGTGCCGTCCATCTCGAACGCGATGACCGCCTGCGCGCGGCTGATCGCGGCGATCTGGCCGGCGTCCTCCATGCTCTTGATCTTGCGGGCGGTGATATCGGTCGCGAACTTCACGATTTTGCAAGGTTTACCGCTGCCGTCGAGCACGGGGTTGTAGGTCGCCTGGATCCAGACTTCCTTACCGCCCTTGCCGATCCGCCTGTATTCGGCGGCCTGGTATTCGCCGCGCTTCAGCGCTGTCCAGAAGTCGCGATACGCCACGCTGTCGCGCTCCGACTGGTCGACGAACATGCTGTGATGTTTGCCCCTGATCTCGCCGAGCGAGTAGCCGAGGGCTTTGAGGAAATTGTTGTTGGCGGTGAGAATCGTGCCGTCCATGCCGAACTCGATAACGGCCTGCGAGCGGCCGACGGCGTCGGCAAGCGCTTTGTCTGTCGAGGAGCTCTTGAGAAATTGAAACACCGTAGGCCTCATCCAAATGGCGGTAAGATGTTGAGGCCGTCGTCCAGTTCACCCGAGCCTCGTTGCCTTTTTACGGTTGACCGGGAGGCAAAAAGAATCCGTTAACGCTGTTCTCCGTAATATGACGGATCACACCGCGGCGTAATGCTGATCTTCAGGATGTTCCCGCGCGCCACACCAGCTTAACGAGCATGCGGCCGCGAACCCCAAGACTACCTTCCGTTCACGACGCTTTCATACGCTGCCTGCAGTCGCTCACCGACTGAAGGACCGCTACGTCTGCGCCGCTTTGCGCCGAGATGGCTCTCGCGTAGCTCGTCCATAAATTCGGCCCACATTTTCGGTCCGCCCTCGCTGAGCAGCCGCGCGCGAATGCCGAGTTCCTCGCTGACGGGTAGATATTTGTAACCCCAGGCCGCCATCTGCGCGAGAACGGGCAAGAGCTCGATACCTTGCTCTGTCAGCGAATAGATTCCCTTCTGCTTGTGCGTGGGATCGTCCTCGCGGGTGATGACGCCCTGCTCGAGCAGCGTCTTGAGCCGGTCGGCGAGAATGTTGGAGGAGATGCCTTCCTCCGATTTGGTCAATAGCTCGCGAAAATGCCGCCGGTTACCGAACATCATGTCGCGGATGATCAGCAAGCTCCATTTGTCGCCGAGCACTTCCAGCGAAAGATTGATCGGGCATCCGGAGCGCTGGGCATCAGTCATGGTCGTCTCCTGGGCAGGCGCCAAGGCGCGCCTCAAAAAACCGCTTGCAATATTGCACCAGTTAGATCAAGATGCAACCGGTTGCGTTTCGCAATCAGTTAAAGGGAGATCGAAGATGGCGAGATTGATCATGTGGAACCTGATGACGCTGGATGGCTTCGTTGAAGGCCCCAACCGCGACATCTCCTGGCATTCCGACGTGTGGGGCAAGGAGTTGGAGCAATTGTCGATCGAGCAGATGAACGCCGCCGGCGGATTGCTGTTCGGCCGCATCACCTATGAGCTGATGGCGGGCCACTGGCCGAGCGCGACCGGCGAGGTCGCCGACTTCATGAATGCCGCGCCGAAATACGTCTTCTCGCGCACGGTGAAGAAATCCGATTGGAACAACACGCAGATGTTCAGCGCCAATGTGCCGGAGACCGTCGCGCGGCTGAAGCGCGACAGCGCCAAGGACATCTTTCTGTTCGGCAGCGCCGATCTCGCCAGCAGCTTGATCCCGCACGGGCTGATCGACGAGTTCCGTATCGCGTTAAGCCCCGTCATCCTCGGCGGCGGAACGCCGCTGTTCAAGCCGGGCGAAAAGGTCAAACTGAAGCTGCTCGACAGCCGGCCGTTGTCCACCGGCATCGTGATCCTGCGCTACGTGCCGGCGCCATAAATGTCGGCGTCACCAGACGCAGATCGTCTTGCAACCAGCAAACCGGAGCTTCCATGTCGCTGACGCTGCACTTCCACCCGCTGGCCTCGTTCTGCTGGAAGGCGCTGATCGCGCTCTACGAGAACGACATTCCGTTCCGGCCGAATCTCGTCGATCTCGGCAATCCGGCCGAGCGCGCCGCGCTGCTGAAGCTGTGGGGGATCGGCAAGTTCCCGGTGCTGCGCGACGATGCGCGGGATCAGACCGTGCCGGAATCCAGCATCATCGTCGAATATCTCGATCAGCACTATCGCGGCCGCGTCCGGCTTGTTCCCGAGGATCCCACCCGGGCTCTGCAGACCCGGCTGCGCGACCGCTTCTATGATCTCTATGTGCATCTGCCGATGCAGAAGATCATGCTCGACCGGTTGCGGCCAGAGGGCAGGCGGGACCCGCACGGCGTCGAGGAGGCGCGGGCGCAGTTGCACACTTCCTATGGCATGATCGAGCAGCAGGTGGAAAACGGCGGCTGGGCAATCGGCGAGGATTTCAGTCTCGCCGATTGCGCGGCAATGCCGTCATTGTTCTACGGCAATATGGCGGTGCCGTTCGGCGAAGCGCAGAAAAACCTCAGCGCCTATCTCGAGCGGCTGAAGGCGCGCCCCTCCGTCGCGCGTGTGCTGAAGGAGGCCGAGCCCTATTTCCAGATGGTACCCAAGGAGCCTTGAGGGAGGAGCGTTGAATGGCCGAAGCGAGCAGGGCGGAGACGATCCGCGCCATTTTCAAGGCGTATCTGGCCAACGATCGCAAGTTCGTCGAGGATGCCTTCAGCGACGACTTCCGTTTCACCAGTCCGTTCGATGACAATATCGATAAAGCCACCTACTTCGCGCGATGTTGGCAGAACAGCGACTGGATCGAAAGGCACGAGCTCGAGCGGATTTTCGTCGACGGCGATGAAGCCTTCGTGACTTATCGTTGCATTGCCAAGGGCGGAAAGAGTTTTCGCAATACCGAATTCTTTGTCTTCGACGGCGACAAGGTGAAGCGCATCGACGTCTACTTCGGCGCGGCCTACCAGGAAGGCAAGTTCGTCAGGCAGCCGGGGTAGCGGCACACTTTGCTTTGTTCCCGGACGCGATGTGGCGCGAAGGGCCGGGGCCCACTACGTCTCATAGCGACGGGCCCCCGGTTCTGCGGCGAATCAAGCTTAGGTAGCTTGCTGCACCGCGCCCGGGGCTCGAATAGCGCCAAAATAATTTCCACTGACATGTCGGCTTCGTAAAAGCCCGCGCGTCTTGTTGACGAAGGCCGACGCGGCAGTGGCTGGCCCAAGAAGATCAATACGGAGAATGACGATGCGATTCATGGTGATTGTGAAGGCAAACAAGGATTCGGAAGCCGGCGTGATGCCGAGTACGGAACAACTGGCCGCAATGGGCAAGTTCAACGAGGAGTTGGTCCAGGCGGGCATGATGGAAGCGGGCGAGGGTCTGCACCCGACCTCGAAGGGCGCACGGATCAAGTATCAGGGCGGGCAGGGCAGTGCCAGCCGCGGTCCGTTCCCGCTCTCGGGAGATCTCGTCGCCGGCTTCTGGCTGATCAACGCCAAATCGCTGGATGAGGCGATCGACTGGATGAAGCGCGCGCCGTTCGGCGACGGCGACGAGGTCGAAATCCGCCAGGTGTTTTCGACCGAGGATTTCGGCGAAGCCCTCACGCCGGAATTGCGCGAGCAGGAAGAGCGGCTGCGGGCGCAGACCGCGAAGAAATAACTACCATCGTCATTCCGGGGCGATGCGAAGCATCGAACCCGGAATCTCGAGATTCCGGGTCTGGTCCTTCGGACCATCCCGGAATGACGACACCCGAACAAGGACCCCACCATGCGATTCATGATGCTGATGATCCCCCTGGGCTATGAGACCGCACCGCCGGACGTCCAGCTCGATCCCGAGCGCGTCAAGGCGATGATGAAATACAACGAGGCGCTGAAGGAGGCTGGCGTCCTGATCGCGCTCGACGGGCTGCACCCGCCCTCGATGGGCGCGCGGGTTTCCTTCGCCACCGGCAAGCCCGTCGTTACCGACGGCCCGTTCTCGGAGGCCAAGGAAGTGCTCGGCGGCTACTGGATGATCAATGTGAAGTCGCGCGAGGAGGCGAT
This genomic window contains:
- a CDS encoding PAS domain-containing methyl-accepting chemotaxis protein, which encodes MFQFLKSSSTDKALADAVGRSQAVIEFGMDGTILTANNNFLKALGYSLGEIRGKHHSMFVDQSERDSVAYRDFWTALKRGEYQAAEYRRIGKGGKEVWIQATYNPVLDGSGKPCKIVKFATDITARKIKSMEDAGQIAAISRAQAVIAFEMDGTIVTANDNFLKALGYTLAEIQGKHHSMFVDPSERGSAAYRQFWTSLNRGENQQAEYKRIGKGGKEVWILASYNPVLDEKGKPFRVVKFATDVTSQKLSTADLAGQIAAISKSQAVIEFNMDGTIIGANQNFLRTVGYSLDEIRGRHHSMFVEQTERDSAPYREFWAALNRGEYQAAEYKRIGKGAKEIWIQASYNPILDLNGKPFKVVKYAADTTAQVLVRMGNERVRGMMDSVAAGAEELNASVREISEAMTKSRETAATAVGRVEAADAQAQRLNEAAQAMSGIVELIGNITGQINLLALNATIESARAGEAGRGFAVVASEVKNLATQAKQATDKIGQEIGNLNGISGDVVGALDSIKSAIQSVSEYVTATAAAVEEQSTVTGEMSSSMQRAAAEAKAIAQRAGG
- a CDS encoding winged helix-turn-helix transcriptional regulator, which produces MTDAQRSGCPINLSLEVLGDKWSLLIIRDMMFGNRRHFRELLTKSEEGISSNILADRLKTLLEQGVITREDDPTHKQKGIYSLTEQGIELLPVLAQMAAWGYKYLPVSEELGIRARLLSEGGPKMWAEFMDELRESHLGAKRRRRSGPSVGERLQAAYESVVNGR
- a CDS encoding dihydrofolate reductase family protein; protein product: MARLIMWNLMTLDGFVEGPNRDISWHSDVWGKELEQLSIEQMNAAGGLLFGRITYELMAGHWPSATGEVADFMNAAPKYVFSRTVKKSDWNNTQMFSANVPETVARLKRDSAKDIFLFGSADLASSLIPHGLIDEFRIALSPVILGGGTPLFKPGEKVKLKLLDSRPLSTGIVILRYVPAP
- a CDS encoding glutathione S-transferase family protein, whose product is MSLTLHFHPLASFCWKALIALYENDIPFRPNLVDLGNPAERAALLKLWGIGKFPVLRDDARDQTVPESSIIVEYLDQHYRGRVRLVPEDPTRALQTRLRDRFYDLYVHLPMQKIMLDRLRPEGRRDPHGVEEARAQLHTSYGMIEQQVENGGWAIGEDFSLADCAAMPSLFYGNMAVPFGEAQKNLSAYLERLKARPSVARVLKEAEPYFQMVPKEP
- a CDS encoding nuclear transport factor 2 family protein; the encoded protein is MAEASRAETIRAIFKAYLANDRKFVEDAFSDDFRFTSPFDDNIDKATYFARCWQNSDWIERHELERIFVDGDEAFVTYRCIAKGGKSFRNTEFFVFDGDKVKRIDVYFGAAYQEGKFVRQPG
- a CDS encoding YciI family protein, translated to MRFMVIVKANKDSEAGVMPSTEQLAAMGKFNEELVQAGMMEAGEGLHPTSKGARIKYQGGQGSASRGPFPLSGDLVAGFWLINAKSLDEAIDWMKRAPFGDGDEVEIRQVFSTEDFGEALTPELREQEERLRAQTAKK
- a CDS encoding YciI family protein, which codes for MRFMMLMIPLGYETAPPDVQLDPERVKAMMKYNEALKEAGVLIALDGLHPPSMGARVSFATGKPVVTDGPFSEAKEVLGGYWMINVKSREEAIEWAKKCPASENEVIEIRQVQEIEDFSEEVQQAAKGFEELQKGNAHKAR